In Rhizobium lusitanum, a genomic segment contains:
- a CDS encoding carbohydrate ABC transporter permease, with amino-acid sequence MNDTRSPFQSVMIYLGALLILIWSAGPFLWQFSTSFQLDRALTEGTPSLIPSPFTLEHYYNAFVEKGLHHYLWNSLVVSLATTALCLIVGSLAAFALSRLDVKGRFGILTVILSVSMFPQIALVGPLYLLASDLGLLDTYTALIITYLALGLPLVTWVLFGYFETLPREIDEAARMDGVGVIGLLWHIILPMSLPSLVTTGLLAFITAWNEFLFALAFTSDSGTQTIPVGIANFTNQYYVPWGDIAAASAVVTVPLIVLVLFFQRHIIEGLTQGGIKE; translated from the coding sequence ATGAACGACACCCGCTCCCCTTTTCAAAGCGTGATGATCTATCTCGGCGCGCTCCTCATTCTCATTTGGTCCGCCGGCCCGTTCCTGTGGCAGTTCTCGACATCGTTCCAGCTTGACAGGGCACTGACTGAGGGAACGCCGTCTCTGATCCCGAGCCCGTTCACGCTGGAGCATTACTACAATGCCTTCGTGGAAAAGGGCCTGCATCATTACCTATGGAATTCGCTGGTCGTCTCGCTGGCGACCACGGCCCTCTGCCTGATTGTCGGTTCGCTCGCCGCTTTTGCGCTGTCGCGTCTCGATGTGAAGGGACGCTTCGGGATCCTGACAGTGATCCTCTCGGTCTCGATGTTCCCGCAGATCGCGCTCGTCGGCCCGCTCTACCTGCTCGCCTCCGACCTCGGGCTACTGGACACCTACACTGCGCTCATCATCACCTATCTGGCACTCGGGCTGCCGCTGGTGACCTGGGTCCTGTTCGGCTATTTCGAGACGCTGCCGCGCGAGATCGACGAGGCCGCGCGCATGGATGGCGTCGGCGTTATCGGCCTGCTCTGGCATATCATCCTGCCGATGTCGCTGCCGAGCCTGGTGACGACGGGCCTGCTCGCCTTCATCACCGCCTGGAACGAGTTTCTGTTCGCGCTCGCCTTCACATCGGATAGCGGCACCCAGACCATACCTGTGGGCATCGCCAATTTCACCAACCAATACTACGTGCCCTGGGGAGACATCGCCGCAGCTTCGGCGGTCGTCACCGTGCCGCTGATCGTGTTGGTCCTCTTCTTCCAACGACACATTATCGAAGGCCTGACACAGGGCGGAATCAAGGAATAG
- a CDS encoding sugar phosphate isomerase/epimerase family protein encodes MTSDLKVGCQTFTWEMLGKAWTGTPDDLLSAISAGGYSGIEITDTMIGHYAAKPGDFARALKDSGLQLVSFAFGSKSGFTVAEAINDDLATTQRWIDYAAQFPSALVSIGSATVVSEGPRDDKFAIAAEFYNRAGALGKASGVDIAVHPSSHHNTLLFDRADYDRIFALLDPALVGWVPDTGHILRGHEDILDTMRTYQDRIRYLHLKDVDANDRWAMLGKGVLDTPSVIDLVAKAPRFNGWLVLEEESDAAGADPVTAVKTNRDTMRSYGA; translated from the coding sequence ATGACTAGCGATCTGAAGGTCGGCTGCCAGACGTTTACATGGGAGATGCTCGGCAAGGCCTGGACCGGAACACCCGACGACCTGCTTTCGGCAATTTCCGCCGGCGGTTATTCGGGCATCGAAATCACCGACACGATGATCGGCCACTATGCTGCAAAGCCGGGCGACTTCGCCCGAGCCCTGAAGGATAGCGGCTTGCAGCTGGTCTCCTTCGCCTTCGGTTCCAAAAGCGGCTTCACGGTTGCCGAGGCAATCAACGATGATCTGGCGACGACGCAGCGCTGGATCGACTATGCCGCACAGTTTCCCAGCGCGCTCGTGTCGATCGGATCGGCAACGGTTGTCTCGGAAGGACCGCGTGACGACAAGTTTGCCATTGCTGCCGAATTCTACAACCGCGCCGGCGCGCTCGGAAAGGCATCCGGCGTCGATATCGCCGTCCATCCAAGTTCGCACCACAATACCCTGCTCTTCGACCGCGCCGACTACGACCGGATCTTCGCGCTTCTCGATCCCGCTCTGGTCGGCTGGGTTCCCGATACCGGCCATATCCTGCGCGGGCACGAGGACATCCTAGATACGATGCGCACCTATCAGGATCGCATCCGCTATCTGCACCTCAAGGATGTCGATGCCAATGACCGCTGGGCGATGCTCGGCAAGGGCGTCCTCGATACGCCGTCGGTGATCGATCTCGTGGCGAAGGCGCCACGCTTCAACGGCTGGCTGGTGCTGGAAGAGGAATCCGATGCGGCTGGCGCCGATCCCGTCACCGCAGTGAAGACCAACCGCGACACCATGCGCAGCTACGGAGCTTGA
- a CDS encoding Gfo/Idh/MocA family protein produces the protein MIQKENRRLRVGVLGCGPIAQFAHLESCVKARNADLYAICDAAPDLLARMGATYEPQKMFSDYDAMLADPELEAVIVATSDAYHVPMSIKALEAGKHVLCEKPIGVSVEEGQQLADAVKRSGKILQVGHMKRFDPALEAARDFVRDDIGEIFALKAWYCDSTHRYTNTDAVQPLPVTSKLARKPGGNPKADLRQYFMLAHGSHLVDTARFFCGDIVAVRARLLERAGAYCWFVETEFTNGALGHLDLTVAVRMDWHEGFQLYGENGSVLAKTFNPWYFRSSEVEIFHEKDATSRKPLGADGHFFRRQLEGLADTALNGAPMRGANVEDGIASIRAMVAIARSVETGERVELTSVTGAV, from the coding sequence ATGATCCAGAAGGAAAATCGCCGTCTCCGCGTGGGTGTGCTCGGCTGCGGGCCGATTGCCCAATTCGCGCATCTGGAATCCTGCGTGAAGGCCAGGAATGCGGATCTCTATGCGATCTGCGACGCAGCGCCCGATCTGCTGGCACGCATGGGCGCTACCTACGAGCCGCAGAAGATGTTCAGCGACTACGACGCCATGCTCGCCGACCCAGAGCTGGAGGCCGTGATCGTCGCCACTTCCGACGCCTATCATGTGCCGATGTCCATCAAGGCGCTTGAGGCTGGCAAGCATGTGCTCTGCGAAAAGCCGATCGGCGTGTCCGTTGAGGAAGGGCAACAGCTTGCCGATGCCGTCAAGCGCTCCGGCAAGATCCTGCAGGTCGGGCATATGAAGCGTTTCGATCCGGCGCTGGAGGCCGCGCGCGACTTCGTGCGCGACGATATCGGTGAGATTTTCGCGCTGAAGGCATGGTATTGCGACTCCACACACCGCTACACCAACACCGACGCAGTACAGCCGCTGCCAGTAACCAGCAAGCTTGCGCGCAAGCCGGGCGGCAATCCGAAGGCCGATCTCAGGCAATATTTCATGCTGGCGCATGGTTCGCATCTGGTCGACACCGCCCGCTTCTTCTGCGGCGATATCGTTGCCGTCCGCGCGCGCCTGCTGGAGCGTGCCGGGGCCTATTGCTGGTTCGTGGAAACTGAATTTACCAATGGTGCCCTCGGCCATCTAGACCTGACAGTCGCCGTCCGCATGGATTGGCACGAGGGCTTCCAGCTTTATGGCGAGAATGGCTCCGTGCTCGCGAAGACCTTCAATCCCTGGTATTTCCGATCCAGCGAAGTCGAGATCTTCCATGAGAAGGATGCGACGAGCCGGAAGCCGCTTGGCGCGGACGGGCACTTCTTCCGCCGCCAGCTCGAGGGTCTCGCCGATACCGCATTGAACGGCGCTCCGATGCGCGGCGCCAATGTCGAGGACGGCATTGCTTCCATCCGTGCCATGGTCGCAATCGCCCGGTCGGTGGAGACCGGCGAGCGGGTCGAGCTGACATCCGTGACGGGGGCTGTCTGA